The genome window TTTACCGTGTCAACAGCCTCTTCCTGAAGTTCGGACATGACATGGGACAAAGGAACCCAAATCAGGCCGATGGGAAGCCGCGAGGGCTTCGGCCCGGGGATCGATCCCCTGACTTGGACGGGGCGAGAGCGTTTTCTCAGGTCATATCTGGATGCCTGCGCCTGGATGTCCAAACTCATATCCGAAGGTCAGCCTCCTCGGGGGTTGGGTGTCCTGACCCGCATCGGGTGCGATTCGATAGGGGCGTCCAAGACTCGGAACACCCGCCGTCCTGCGGGGGTCTCTTGAGAGAGCGTTCGGTTCGTGAAAACCTGCATGGATTCGGCTTTTCCCACCCTCCGGGGCGGACGATTTTTGGGAGGGACGGAGGGACGAAGTAACGAAGGGACGAGCTACGGTCTTGGGCCGACGGGCCGGTCGAGATACTCCTTACATCATCACTTCGTCCCTTCATCACTCCATCACGCCGTCACTTTGAAAAATCGTACTTTCCGGGGATGGAAAAAGTTGTTCCGGCACCATTCTCACGAACCGAACAGCTCTATTGGAAAATCGTCCTTCCCGACCGATGGAACGCCTGAGGCCCGACACCCAGTACCTAACGCCCAACACCCAAATCCCCCCAACCGCCTCCGCCGGGCGTCTCGATGCAGAGGACGTCGCCGGGCTGGACGTCGACCTGAAACTTGCCCGGCAGGTCGAGGACGGCCCCGTCGGCCCGGACGAGGCGATTCCGGCCCGGCCGTCCGGGCTGGCCCCCGGCCAGGCCGTAGGGAGCCGTCTTCCGGCGGTCCGAGATGAGGCCGACCCGGGCCGGGGCCAGGAACTCGATTTCCCGGACGATGCCGTCGCCGCCCCGGTGGCGGCCCTCGCCGCCCGAGCCCCATCGGACCGAGTACCGTCGGATGCGGACGGGGAACAGCCGCTCGATGGCCTCGACGGGCGTGTTCATCGTGTTCGTCATGTGGGTGTGGATGGCGCTCTCACCGTCCCCGTGGGGACCGGCGCCGGCGCCGCCGCCGATGGTCTCGTAGAAGGCAAAGGGCCGGCCCTGAAAGACGCCCCCGAAGGTCAGGTTGTTCATCGTCCCCTGGGCGGCGGCCGGGATGCGGTCGGGCACGGCTTGGGCGAGGGCGCCCAAGACGACGTCGACGATCCGTTGGGATGTCTCGACGTTGCCGGCCGAGACGGGTGCCGGGGGCCGGGCGTGGACGACGGTCCCCTCGGGGGCGACGACCTGAATGGGGCGGAAGAGGCCGTCGTTGGTCGGGGCGTCGCCCTCCAGAAGGGCCCGGAAGCAGTACCGCACGGCCGACAGCGTCACGGCGTAAACGGCATTGACGCTCCCCCGGCACTGCGGGTCGGAGCCCGTGAAGTCGACGACGGCCTCGGCCGCCCGGACCGTGACGGCGGCCCGGATGCGGACGGGCGCTTCCGAAAAGCCGTCGTCGTCCAGGAAGTCCTCGAAGACGTAGGTGCCCTCGGGGATTTGGGCCAAGGCGTGGCGCATGAGGGCCTCGGCGTAATCCAACAGGGCCCGGCTGTAGAAGAGGACCTCTGCCCGACCGTACTTCTCGACGAGCTCTCGAAGGCGCTGGGCGCCCACCCGGCAGGCATAGAGCTGAGCGAGGAGGTCGCCCTCCCGTTCTTCCGGCGTCCGGACGTTGGCCAGCAGGACCTGCCAGAGGTCTTCATTGCGCACCCCCCGCCGGTACAGACGCACCGGCGGCAGGATGAGGCCCTCCTGAAAGATCTCCGAGGCCAGGGGCATCGACCCCGGACTCATGCCGCCGATGTCGGATTGATGCGCCCGGTTGGCCGTGAAAAACGTAAGCCGGTCCTCGATGAAGACGGGGTGGATCATCGTCACGTCCGGCAGGTGGGTCCCGCCCCGGTAGGGGTCGTTCAGGACGATGACGTCGTCGGGTTCGAGGTCCGGAAAGGCCTCCAGGGCCGCTCGAACCGACAGGGGCATCGCGCCGAGGTGGACCGGGATGTGGGCGGCCTGGGCGATGAGACGGCCGTCGGCGTCGAAGACGGCGCAGGAGAAGTCGCGACGTTCTTTAATGTTCGGCGAGTAGGCGCTCCGCTCCAGGACGGAGCCCATCTCCTCGGCGACGGCCGTTAGCATGTGGCGGAAGACTTCCAGCCGGACGGGGTCGACCGACGGAGCCGCCATCCGGGCCTCCATGCAGGATGCGGGATACAAGATACAGGATGCGAGATGCAGGATGGGAATAGATGCCCAAGCCCCGCCCACCGAGAGCGGCGTCCCACGATCACCCGACGCCGACGGGTCGGGCCGACAGGACCCGGTCGTACCAGGCCTGAAAGAGCAGGAGGGCCCACAGGCGGTGGGCGTGGTCGGCCCGGAAGTCGAGGTGCTCCCGGATCCAGCCCTCGACGGTCGGCCATCGGAAGAGGCCGTGCCGACCGAGGGCCGCCGGATTCAGGTAGTCCAAAAGCAGGGACCGCAATTCCTGCCGGAGCCAGTTCTTCATCGGGATGCTGAAGCCCTGCTTTTCTCGCCGCAGGACCTCCGGCGGTAGATAGGGCCGCATCGCCTGTTTCAGGACCCACTTGGTCGTCCATCCGCGGAGCTTCCAGCGGCCCGGCAGGCGGAAGACCCACTCGACGAGCCGGCTGTCTAAGAGGGGGACCCTCGTCTCCAGGGAGACGGCCATGCTCATGCGGTCGACCTTCGTGAGGATGTCCTCGGCCAGGTAGGTCTTCAGGTCGACGTACAGGACCGCATTGATGGGGTCCCGAAACGCGCGGGCCCGGTCGAGGTAGGGCTCCATCAGGACCGTGAAGTCCCCGGCCCGGAGGGCCGCCTGCAGGTCCGGGGCGTAAAGGTCCGCCTTCTGGGTCCGGTTCAGGAAGAGGAGCCAACGGACGTGGCCCCAGGAATCTTCGTGCTGGAGGCCCTCCCCGAAGCGGCGGAGGCGGTTGACGAGGCCCTTCTTCTGGGGCGCCGGGGCGAGCCACCGGGTCATCTGACGGCCCATCCAGCGGCGCACGGCGTAAGGCACCCAGGCCAGGGCCCGATGGAATTGCCAGGCGACGTACCAATCGTAGCCGCCGAAGACCTCGTCGCCGCCGTCGCCGGACAGGATGACCTTCACGTGCTCCCGGGCCGTCTTGGAGACGAGGTAGGTCGGGAAGATCGAAAAGTCGGCCAGGGGCTCGTCCAGGAAGTCGAGGAGCCGCTCGACGGTCGTCACGATGTCGTAGGACAGGACGGCCTCCGTGTGGAGGGTCCGGTAGCGGGCGGCGACGAGCCGGGCGTAGGGCAGTTCGTTATAGGACGGGTCGTCGAAGCCGATGGAAAACGTCCGGACGGGTTCGGACGGGGTCGGCCCGTCGTGGAGCATGGCGACGACCGTCGAGGAGTCCATCCCGCCGCTCAGGAACGTCCCGACGGGGACGTCGCTGACGGTATGGCTCTGGACGGCGTCCCGGAGGCGGGCCCGAAGCTCGGCCAGGCACGCCGACAGACGCCGGTCCGGCCCGACGTCAGCCTCCGGAGGGACGTCCCAGAAGGACCGGACCTGCCAACGGCCGTCCCGGTAGAGGAGCCAGTGACCCGCCGGGAGCTTGAAGATGCCGTCAAAGAGCGTCGCCGGGGCCGGGACGTACTCCAGCGTCAGGTAAGCGTCGAGGGCCGTCGGATTCAGCCGCCGCTCGACGTCCGGATGGGCCAGGAGGGCCTTCAGCTCGGAGCCGAACAGGAGCCGACCGTCCGGTAAGACGGTGTAAAACAGGGGCTTGATGCCGACGGGGTCCCGGGCGAGCAGGGCCTGCCGCCGACGCCGGTCCCAGAGGGCGATCCCGAACATCCCCCGAAGACGCGGGACGACCTCGACGCCCCAGACCTCGTAGCCGTGAACGATGACTTCCGTGTCCGACCGGGTGCGGAAGACGTGGCCGGCCGCCTCCAGCTCCCGACGCAATTCCCGGAAGTTGTAAATCTCCCCGTTGAAGACGACCCAGACGGTCCCGTCCTCGTTCGTCATCGGCTGACGGCCGCCGGTCAGGTCGATGATGCTCAGCCGCCGGAAGCCCAGGGCCGCCTGGTCGTCGATGTAGAAGCCTTCGTCGTCGGGACCCCGGTGGACGAGGGTCCGGGTCATGGCCGCCAGGATGCGGCGGTCCTGTTCCGTCGGGGCCACCGGCTCGGGTCGGAACCATCCGCAGACGCCGCACATGGGGTGCTCCATTCGGAAAATTTCGAATTGCGAATTGGAGATCGCGGATGGGGCCTCTCTGAAGTCCCGGCCTCGAGGCCCTTACGCTTCATTCGCAACTCCCAACCTCATCCTGCGTCTGAATTCCGGGCACCTGACCCCAAGACCCGACGCCGAAAATTCGGCTTTATTCTCAGAGTTGATTCCATTCTTCCACGGTCACGCCGACCTCTTTGAGAATGGCCCGGAGTGTACCTCTGGGGATATCGCGGCCCTTATGGATGGGGATCGAGATCTTCTTGCCCGTACGCGGGTGCCGCATGACGACATGCCGTCCGCCCCCGAAGGGTCCCTCGAAACCAAGAACCTTTAGCTTTCGTATCACCCTGTCAGGTTTTTCAGGATGTAATCTTGACATATCCTTGTTTCCGAAATGCCTTCTCTGGACCTACCTTAATTGTACTCTCCAAACTACTTAACCTTAAATTTGACTTCAAAGCATGGTATATTCTGCGATTTGACCCTCAAAATGTGGAAAATATGTGGATAAATTATGGAAAGTGGGGGGCCGAGACTTTAATGGGTCGCCGGGTGGGGCTCGTCGACGGCATAGTACAGGGCACACCCATCGATTTCGGGGATTTCGTCCCCGAAACGAAGGGCTGTCAGGACCCACGCTTCGATGGCGTCCTTGGCCATCTCGACGGCCTCATCTCGGGTCTTGCCCCACGTGATACAGCCCGGAAGGACCGGCACCACGACGGTCCACGTCCCGTCTTCATTTCGGGAGTATCGGGCATGGCTCAAAGCCAGTTGGACGTATTGTTCAAAGGAGACCTTTTTAGGTCGCTTGGGCATATTGCCTCCGGCGGGCAGTGAGCCGGTCGGCGGATCTCGGCATGGGATGTCAGGCCTTGGGTGTTGGGTATTCGGTGCAGGATATGGAATCTAAACAGAGCACCGACATTGAAAATTCACGAACATAACACTATTCATCGGTCCCGAACCACCACTCATCCCTCTCCCCCCTTACGGCCTTACTGCCCAAAGATAAGCGTCTTAAAACGGCGCTTGCCGACGCGCAGGACGACCTTGCAGGGGCGGGCCACCGGGAGGGTCGTCTCGACGTCGGTCACCCGTTCGAGCTGGTCGGCCAGTTCGACGTTCTGATGGACGGGGACGACCGTCAAGGCGACGGCCCCGTGCTGGATGAGGCGTTTGGCCTCGCTCCGGGACGGGGCCAGGCCCTCCTCGACGAGGAGTGTCACGAGGCTCAAGGGCCCGTCCGGGAGGGGACGGCGGGCGACCGGCATATCGGCCGGGAGCCGTCGCTCGGAGAAGACCTCGACGAAGCGGCGCTGGGCCGCCTCGGCCGCCTCGGGGCCGTGGTATTCGGCGACGATGGTCCGGGCCAGCCGGAGCTTGAAGTCCCGGGGATTCGCCCGGCCCCGGCGGGCGTCCTCCTTCATTCGCTCGATTTCGTCGAGGGGGACGTCCGTCAGGAGTTCGTAGTACCGCCACATGAGGGTGTCCGAGATGGACATGAGCTTGCCGAACATCGTGTCGGGCGGCTCCGTGATGCCGACGTAGTTGCCCAGGCTCTTGCTCATCTTCTCGACCCCGTCGAGGCCCTCGAGCAGGGGGACCGTCATGCAGATTTGGGGCGGCTGGCCCATCGCCCGCTGGAGGTCCCGCCCGACGAGGAGGTTGAACAGCTGGTCCTGGCCGCCGAGCTCGACGTCGGCCCGGAGGGCGACCGAGTCGTAGGCCTGCATGAGGGGATACAGGAGTTCGTGCAGGAACAGGGGCTGGGCCTCGGCCATCCGGCGTTGGAAGTCCTCCCGGGCCAGGAGGCGGGCGACGGTAAACTGGGCGCAGAGGCGGACGATGTCCTCGGCCCGGAGGGCGGCCAGCCACCGGCTGTTGAAGTCGAGGACGGTCCGGTCGGGGTCGAGGATCTTGAAGACCTGCTGGCGGTACGTCTGGGCGTTGGCCTGAATCTCTTCAGGCGTCAGGGGCCGCCGTGTGGCGGACCGGCCCGTCGGGTCGCCGATGAGGCCCGTAAAGTCGCCGATCAGGAACACGACGGTATGCCCGAGGGTCTGGAAGTGCTTCATCTTCCGCAGGAGGACCGTATGCCCCAGGTGAAGGTCCGGCGCCGTCGGGTCAAAGCCGGCCTTGACGACCAGGGGCCGGCCCGTGCGCTGGGACTCCTCCAGCCGGGCCTCCAGTTCTTCGGTCGTCACGACGTCGACGCATCCACGGGTCAAGACCCGCAACTGTTCGGCCACGGACGTCATCGGGCGGCTCTCCTGAAGGGTATAGACCATAGACCCCAGACCACGGACCATGGACCATAGAGCCCCGGGGCCCAAGCCGGTCTATGGTCTGGGGTCTATGGTCTGCGGTCCATGGTCTGCGGTCTATGGTCCCCTTCTCGGGTCCCCATCTTACCACGCTTCGGCGACTTTTTGAAGAAATCGGAGGAACGCCTTCCGGCGGGCCCAGTCGGGTTTTTCGGGGGAGCCCCACTGCTTGAGGAGGGCGGGGCTTCGTCGCTTGACTTCTTCGAGGGCCTGGCGAGCCCGAGCCTGGAAGCCCCAGTGGTATAGGGCGCAGGCGTAGATCCACCAGACCTCGGCGGCCTCGGGGTGGGCCTGAGCCAGACGCTCGAGCCGCTGGGCCGCCGTATGACGGCGGTCGGGGACGTAGCTTTCGGCCAACGCCAGGATGAGTTCTACGATCCAGTCGGACGTCGCCGCCGCGACGCTCTCCAGCCAGCGGACGGCCTCCGGCGTGTCCCCCTTCAAGAAGGCCCGGACGCCCCGGACGTAGAAGTCCTTGAGCGTCTTGGGGTCGATGCGGCCCGTCCGGGTCTCGACGACCTCGTAAGCGGGGCCTTCGGTTTGGAGCGACCGGTCGTACTTCTTCCGCTCGGCCTCATCGCTCAGGACTTTATAGGCCGTCTGGATGCGGCTGAACAGGCGGGTCACGACGGACCGCTGGAGTTCGTCGGCCTGGGGCCAGCGGTCGGGGTGGAACACGGCGGCCAGGCGGCGGTAGCGGTCCCGAATCTGGTCGGGTGTGGCGTCCGGCGTCAGGCCCAGGACCCGGTAGTGGGTCCACCGGCGGCTCTGGTGGGCATACGCCCGGAGTTCCTCCCATCGGTGGACGTACTCTTCGAGGCGGACCGGCGTTTCGGTCGTCGGCGGCGGGGCAGACGTGGGGACCGACGTCGGTCCCGGGACCCAGAAGAACGACAGGAAGCGGGTCCCGGCGGCTGTCGGCGTCTGCGTCTCAGCGGCCAGGGCCGACCGGACCGCCGGGGGGAGCCGAGCGTCGTTCTGGAGCTCGGCCAGAAGCCGAGAGCGGGCGGCATCGGGGAAGGTCGGGGACACGGTCCGAGCGGCCGGGTCCAGCGCCTCGCCGGCCTCCCCGGCCAGACGCCACAACAGAAGCGGGACGGCCACGACGGGCAGGCCCTCCGGCAGGGTCAGGGCCTTCAGGGGCGCCCATGTCAGGGGCGCCGACCGGACCGTAGCCTCCCGGACGAGTCGATACAGAAGCTCCTCCCACGGGCCCGAGCCGACCCGGCGGGCGAGGTCCCGGCATACTTGCAGGATAGAGCCGGCCGCCGGCACGGGGTCTGTCTCCAGGTAGCGGGGCTGTAAGGTCAAGGCCATCTGGACGACCGAGCCCGGGGACAGCACGGGGTCCTCGGGCGTCATCCACGCCCCGGCGAGGTCTCCGTGGTAGACGAAGAAAGCTCGGGGGGCCGGACCGGCCGCCTGGAGGACCCCGATGGCCCGGAGGCGCCACAGTCGGCCCAACGCCCACGGCAGGGGGACTCGAACGACGGTGGGCTTAACGCTCGGCTCCATGACTGGATCGACAGATGGGCAGGTGGGCAGTCGGCAGGTCGGCCGGTGGGCCGGTCGGCCGACCGGCCGACTGCCTATCTGCCAACCTGCCTATCTGCCGACCTGCCCATCTGCCCATCTGCCAAATGCCCATCTGCCGACCTGCCGACGGCCCATCTGCCGAATACTTGAAACATCGTGCTTTCGTGGAGGTGCCCTTTCCGCCCTTCATCTCACTTCTCACCCCCCGAACCGCTCTGTTATTCCTTTCCTTAATCCGACCATAGACCATAGACCGCAGACCCCAGACCATAGACCGGCTTGGGCCCAGGGGTCTGTGGTCCATGGTCTATGGTCCATGGTCTGTGGTCTGATGTCGAGGGTCCGATCCCGGTCCCGTCGGATTAATGAGACTGGTTTTGCCCATGGCCGAATGGCCTTACGGCCGAACCGCCGAATTGCCGAATACCCGAATGCCCGACAGGAACTCCTGGATGGCGTGGGCCAGCTCGTCGGGCGCCTCGACGGGGAGCATGTGGCCGGCGTCGGGGACCATCACGAGGCGAGCGCCCGGGATGTGTTCGGCCAGGTAATAACTGTATTTGGGTGGCGTCATGACGTCCTGGAGGGCGCCGACGACGAGGGTCGGCGTTCGAATCGCTCCGATGTCATTCATCCGGTCAAACGCATTGCAGGCCGAATAGTCCCGTCGTAGCGTGTCCAGAGGCACCTGTTCGAGGCGGGCGCGCGACTGGGCCCGCACGGACTCGGAGGCGTGGGGTCCGAACAGCCACGCCATCAGCCAGTCGATGGCCTCCCGCTTGGCACCCCGGTCGAGCCAGTCGAGCAGGTCCGGATGGACCCGCAGGCGGGCGCCCGTCCCGACCAGGACGAGGCCCGCCCACAGGTCCGGATACCGGAGGGCCGCCTCGATGGCGATGGCGCCGCCCATCGAATGGCCGACCAGGACCCAGGGCGGCGAATAGCGGCTCTGCAGGAATGCGACCAGTTCTTGGGCGTACTCCTCGATGGATGCACAGGCCGGCCCGGCGCTGTGACCGTGGCCCGGCAGGTCGACGCTCGCATAGGTCCATGTCTCCGGGTCGAGCTCCCGCAGGACCCGGACGACCGCGTTCCAGCCCGTATGGTCCCCGACGGCCCCATGAAGGAAGATGACTTGTGGGGGCCGATGGCGACCGTACAGGCGAAGCCACCACCGGTCGGGGTCCGGGACGCGCTCAGGGGCTTGCATGGAAGCCAAACCCTACAGGCGGCATGACCAGGAGGACCGGGTCTTGGAGCACGGCCAGGTAGGACTCCAGCAAACGAGGCAGGACCCCTCGACCGTCGATGTCCCGACGCAGGCGGGCCGGGAAGCTATCGCTTTCCCCGATTTCCAGCAGGACCTCCCAGGGCGTCCGCCGCCTCGGATAGACCTTCCACTCGATGCGGGTGTCTTTCGGTTTCTTCAGGAGGCTCAGGATTTCCTCTTGGGCTTCCGGAAAGCCGCCGAGCCGGTCCACGAGTCGGTGTTCCTGGGCCTGTTCACCCGTCCAGATACGACCCTGGGCGATGGCATCGACGGCCTCGTAGCTCATCTTGCGATGCTGAGCGACCTTCGCCACGAACATTTGATAAAAGCGGCCGATCTCTTCCTGCAGGGCGTGAAGCTGGTCCTCCGTCATGTAAGCGAAGGGCGACCACATACCGGCCTTCGGATTGGCGTATATCTCATAGACGTGGATGCCCAGCTTGTCCATCGTCTTTTGAAAAACGGGCTTGCCGGCAAACACCCCGATGGAGCCCGTGATCGTCCCGGGCTGGGCCACGATACGGTCGGCGTTCATCGAGATGTAATAGCCTCCCGAGCCGGCGACGTCGCTCATGCTGACGACGACGACCTTGCCGGCCTTCTTGACCCGCTCGACGGCGGCCAGGATCTGGTCCGAGGCCGTGCCGGACCCGCCGGGACTGTCGTTCCGGATCAGGACACACCGGATCGTCTTGTCCCTGGCGATCTCATCCAGCCACTCGACGTACCGCTCCGACCCGATGTTCTCCCCGGGGTTCCCCCGGCCCGTAAAGATGCCCCCGACGGCGAACACCAGGGCGCACCGGACCCGCTCCCGTCCCTTCGGCTCCGGCATGGCGTCGTAGTAGCGCCGCAGGCTGACCCACCGGTCGGACCACTCGGTCCGCATCCGCTGTTCGAATTCGGACCACGGCTCGATCCGGTCGATCAGCTTGGCCGCCAGGGCGCTTTCAGCCGTGAAGATCCCGCGAGCGACCAGGTCGGCCCACCGGTCCCGGGGGATGGGCCGGCCCCGGACGACTGAGTCTCGATACTGCCGGTCCAGCGACGTCGCGATCCACGTCAGCATCTCCCGGACTTCCGGGGAAATCGACTCCTTCGTGAACACGTCGGCGGCGCTCTTGTAAGGGCCGTACTGGACCATCTGAAACTCGATGCCCAGCTTGTCTAAAAAGCCCTTCAGGGCCATGAAGGCCCCCCGGACCCCGTTGAGGACCAGGAAGCCTCCCGGTGGGGCCGTGACCGAGTCGGCCGCGCTGGCGACCAGATAACCGGCGTCGCCGACTTCCTCGACGTAGGCGGCGACCTTCTTCCCCGACTGACGGAAGCGCTGAAGGGCGGCGTGCAGTTCCTGGAGCTTGGCCAGACCGGCCGAGACGTCGCGGACGACCAGGACGAGGCCCCGGACCCGGTCGTCCTGCCGGGCTGTATCGATGGCCCGGACCATCTCCCACACGCTGAGGGGTCGCCGGACCTGGAAGACCTCCCAGGGCGTGAAGGGGACGAACTCCATCAGCTCGCCCTGCAGGTCGAGCCGCAGGACAAACGACCGGGGCAGGGGCGCCCGCCCGACGGCCTGCTGGAAGAAATACACCCCGGCGATGATCAAGAAACCCAAGAGGGCTAAAGCGATCAGACAACCGACGAGAGTCCGCCGCTTCATCACCCACCTCCGCGACCCGGGGCCCCCGGAGCGCATCCGGCCGAGCGCGACCCGATGATAACAAATCCGTTCAGTTCGGGAAAGTCCCGGCCAGATCGACTTTTGCCGACCCTTCGACCTTCAGGTTTTGGGACGGCGTGACGACGCCGATGCGGACCCTTCCGCCCGGACGACGGCTTCTTTTTCAAACTCCGTCCCGCCATCCCGCCGGCCCTTTGTCGGTCCCGGCCCCCGAGACACGCCTGTCTTACTCCCTGAGAAGCCCATCCGGACGGGCCCGGCGGCCGGGCTCGCGACACGATGAGACACGGGGACGCCCGCGACGACCCCCCCCCCCCAAGATTCCGCATCCATCCAGCATTTTTGCCTTTGGCACAGACCTTGTAAGAGGCCCCCCTCGGAAAGCACGTCCCTTCCAGGGTCGGAGCTCGAAACGTTCGAGGAGGTCGGTGCCATGAAAGGTCGGACGCTGGGTTTCCCGATAGCCCTCATCCTCTTCGTCGCGACGGCCCTCGCCGGGGTCCCCACGGGCGGAAGCCCCCGAGCGACCGTCACCGTGACGGCGTACGTCCTCCCCAAGAGCACCTGCACGCTGGGCTCCCCGAGCCCGGCGGCGGCCGGACGGCCTGCCGTCTGGTGCGAGACCCCTGCCGCTCAGCCGAACCCGGTCGTACGGGTCGAGCGGGTCGAGTCCGAGCGGCCCGGCGTCCCGAAAGCCGTCCTGACGGTCCTGCCCTGATTCGGCGGTCCGGGAATTCGGGAACTCGGGAGTCCGGGAGTTCGGGGATTCGGCAGATGGGCAGTTCGGCAGTCGGCAGTTCGGCGGGTGGGCAGATAGAAAGCCACGGTCCTGGGCCGACGGGCCGGCCCGACCGCCGCCGTCCCCGGCGGCTCCTACATAGATAACCCCGGGGGTCGTCTCTACCCTTGTATCTTCTATCTGCCCACCTGCCGACTGCCAAACTGCCCATCTGCCGAGTCCCCGAATTCCCGAACTCCCGAATGGCCGAACTGCCCATGGCCGTCATCGGAAGCGCTCGTACAGGAAGGGGCGGAGGGCTGGCGGGACCTGGCCCGTGCGGAGGTACTCGACGATCAGCTCGGCCGTGATGGGCATCAGCAGGATGCCGTGGCGAAAGTGACCCGTGGCGACGACGAGGTTCTCGACGGGCGTCGGGCCGAGGACCGGCTTGTGGTCCGGCGTCGTGGGCCGGAAGCCGACCAGGATGTCGGCCAGGACCATGTCGTAGATGCCCGGGACCATCTCGTAGGCGCCTTCTAAGAGCGTGTAGATCCCGCCGGCCGTCGGATAGGGGTCGAAGCCGACCTCCTCTTGGGTAGCGCCGACGACGAGGCGGTCCGGCTTGGGGACGAGGTACGCCTGAAAGCCCCGCACGACCCGCTCCGGCATGGGGGCCGTCGCCGTCGGCTTCAGGATCAGGACCTGGCCCTTGACGGGTCGGAGGGGAATCGGTAGGGCCTCTCGCACGTCCGGGATCTGGGGACTCCAGGGCCCGGCCGCCAGGACGTAGACGTCGGCCTGGAAGAAGCCGCGGGCCGTCTCGACGCCCGTGCATCGGCCGTCGGCGAGGACGATGCGCTCGACGGGCGTGTCCTCCAGGACCTGGACGCCGGCCCGGCCGAGCGCTTCCCGGAGGGCCCGGATCAACTGCCAGTTGTCGATCTGGTGGTCTCCCGGCGAGTAGAGGGCCCCGGCGATGTGCAGGGACAGGGCCGGCTCCAACTGATGGGCCTCCCGGGGGGTCAGGAGCCGGACGGCGGGGTCGAGCCGGTGGTACAGCTCAAAGAAGTGCTGGACGTAG of bacterium HR11 contains these proteins:
- the hcnC gene encoding Hydrogen cyanide synthase subunit HcnC; amino-acid sequence: MHVLVIGGGVIGMGIAYEARRQGWSVTLVERNHCGQATSRAAAGMLVPVVEAQFGEEEMYHLNAASLARYPEWVERLERETGIPLHFRTMGTLVVARDPDEWGYVQHFFELYHRLDPAVRLLTPREAHQLEPALSLHIAGALYSPGDHQIDNWQLIRALREALGRAGVQVLEDTPVERIVLADGRCTGVETARGFFQADVYVLAAGPWSPQIPDVREALPIPLRPVKGQVLILKPTATAPMPERVVRGFQAYLVPKPDRLVVGATQEEVGFDPYPTAGGIYTLLEGAYEMVPGIYDMVLADILVGFRPTTPDHKPVLGPTPVENLVVATGHFRHGILLMPITAELIVEYLRTGQVPPALRPFLYERFR